The Halobacterium sp. CBA1132 genome has a segment encoding these proteins:
- a CDS encoding adenylate kinase family protein, which yields MRVAVTGTPGTGKTTATEHLDTDLDIVHLNDVIESEGLYTEVDEARDSKVADLDAVRDYLEGREDVLVESHLSHLLEADRVVVLRCAPGELERRLVERGEPAEKARENAETAEPSRALARKARENAESEALDVILSEAVRDHGKSNVYEIDTTDRDPEAVADDIEAVLAGDRDPSAGEVDFTEYL from the coding sequence GTGAGAGTCGCCGTCACCGGGACGCCGGGCACGGGGAAGACGACCGCCACCGAACACCTCGACACCGACCTCGACATCGTCCACCTCAACGACGTCATCGAGTCCGAGGGCCTCTACACGGAGGTCGACGAAGCCCGCGACAGCAAGGTCGCGGATCTCGACGCCGTCCGCGACTACCTCGAGGGGCGCGAGGACGTGCTCGTCGAATCTCACCTATCGCACCTATTGGAGGCGGACCGCGTGGTCGTGCTGCGGTGCGCGCCCGGGGAACTGGAGCGGCGCCTCGTCGAACGCGGCGAGCCCGCCGAGAAAGCTCGCGAGAACGCCGAGACGGCAGAGCCGTCTCGTGCTCTCGCTCGCAAAGCTCGCGAGAACGCCGAGAGCGAGGCGCTGGACGTCATCCTCTCGGAGGCCGTCCGCGACCACGGGAAGTCCAACGTCTACGAAATCGACACCACCGACCGCGACCCGGAGGCGGTCGCTGACGACATCGAGGCCGTGCTGGCGGGCGACCGCGACCCCTCCGCCGGCGAGGTCGACTTCACCGAGTACTTATGA
- the hisC gene encoding histidinol-phosphate transaminase: MELRDLSDHVEYRAGRGIEEVARELGRDPAEFVKLSSNENPHGPSPKAEAAIRETASEVHRYPKAVHADLTAALADEWDVADEQVWLANGGDGALDYLARAFLAPGDTVLVPTPGFTYYGMSARFHHGEVAEYDVRTDDGFALTADSVLDAYDGERVVYLTSPHNPTGHRFTLDAVTKVADETDEDTLVVVDEAYGEFTDSPSAVSLLDERDDVAVLRTFSKAYGLAGIRLGYAITPPEWADAYARVQTPFAASAIACRAGTAALDDDEHVEQTVESVEWGRQYIHDELDARTYESHGNFVLANVGDATEVAEAAKQEGVLIRDCSSFGLPEHVRITCGTREETERAVAVLNEVLAE; encoded by the coding sequence ATGGAACTACGGGACCTCTCCGACCACGTGGAGTACCGGGCCGGTCGGGGTATCGAGGAGGTCGCGCGCGAACTCGGGCGCGACCCAGCGGAGTTCGTGAAGCTCTCCTCGAACGAGAACCCCCACGGCCCGAGTCCGAAGGCCGAAGCCGCAATCCGCGAGACCGCCTCGGAGGTCCACCGCTACCCGAAGGCCGTCCACGCCGACCTGACTGCTGCGCTCGCCGACGAGTGGGACGTGGCTGACGAGCAGGTGTGGCTGGCGAACGGCGGCGACGGCGCGCTCGACTACCTCGCGCGGGCGTTCCTCGCGCCCGGCGACACCGTGCTCGTCCCGACACCCGGGTTCACGTACTACGGGATGAGCGCGCGCTTCCACCACGGGGAGGTCGCCGAGTACGACGTGCGGACCGACGACGGCTTCGCGCTCACCGCGGACAGCGTGCTGGACGCCTACGACGGCGAGCGCGTCGTCTACCTGACGAGCCCGCACAACCCGACCGGCCACCGATTCACGCTGGACGCCGTGACAAAGGTCGCCGACGAGACGGACGAGGACACGCTGGTCGTCGTCGACGAGGCGTACGGCGAGTTCACGGACTCCCCGTCGGCCGTCTCCCTGCTCGACGAGCGCGACGACGTAGCGGTGCTGCGGACGTTCTCGAAGGCGTACGGACTAGCGGGTATCCGGCTCGGATACGCCATCACGCCCCCGGAGTGGGCCGACGCGTACGCTCGCGTACAGACGCCGTTCGCCGCGAGCGCCATCGCGTGTCGTGCTGGCACCGCCGCGCTGGACGACGACGAGCACGTCGAGCAGACCGTCGAGAGCGTCGAGTGGGGCCGCCAGTACATACACGACGAACTCGACGCGCGGACGTACGAGAGCCACGGGAACTTCGTGCTCGCGAACGTCGGCGACGCCACCGAAGTAGCGGAGGCAGCCAAGCAGGAGGGCGTGCTGATTCGGGACTGTTCGAGCTTCGGGCTGCCCGAACACGTCCGCATCACGTGCGGGACGCGGGAAGAGACCGAGCGCGCGGTCGCCGTGCTCAACGAGGTGCTCGCGGAGTGA